A region of the Nocardia asteroides genome:
ATCGCCGCCACCCCGATCCCCAGTGCCTGTGCCCGTCGCGACGACGCGGCGCGCAGCACCAGCCACACCGTGCCGAGCAGGCACAGTGCTCCGAGCAGGGAGAACTCGAACATCGGCAGCGGCAGCCGCGCGCCCGCTTCCGGCAGGTAGTGCAGGGCGGTGCCAGAACTCGCGGTCGTGCTGCGCAGCGCCTTGGCCAGGTACGGCGCCCACACGAGAAGGGCGACGAGACCGGAGATCATCGCGATCACCACCAGCCGAGACAGCGGCGGCACCGCCGCGCGCCACGCGGGTCGGCCCGAGCCGGTTGCCGCGCGGGCGCGGCGTGGATGGTCGGCGGCGCGCTGCGAACGCACCGCGAGCACGGCCGCCAGCAGCCCCATCACAGCGACCGCGAAGGCGGCGACCAGGAAGTAGAGGGTGTAGAACGTGGCCGCCCAGCCGAGAAACAGTCCGGTGCCGACGACCGCGCCCCAACCACCGGCGGTGCGATCGGCATCCTCCGCCGTCGAGCCCGACCGGACGTCCTCCTGCGGCCGGTACAGCGCGCCCCAGGCGAGCACGAGCACGGGCGGCAGCAGCACCACGATGACCGCGCTGTACGCCTCGGGCGCGGCATAGGCCACCGTCACCGCTGTGCTCGCCGCCGCGACGCCCACGGCCCAGTCCGCGCGGATCAGCTGCGACCACAGCACCAGCGCGACGACCGCGGCCACCGCGAGTAAGCCGATCGCGTACGGCTTGAACACCTCCCAGCCGTCCATGCCGAGCAGATTCGCCGCGCGCCCGCCGATCCAGAACCAGCCCGCGGGGTAGAACGGCGGCAGATCCGCGTACGTCATGTCGCGCAGCGCCGCGGAATCGGTGAGCCGGGTGAGGAATCCGGTGCGGAATTCCTGATCCACCGAGACGCCGAACAGATACAACTCGGTCGCCGCCAGCGGCATGCCGAGGGTGAAGGTGACGAAGGTCGAGATCCCGGCCCAGGACAGCAGTTTCGCGGCCCACGGCCACTTGTGCAGCCGTAGCAGCGCGATCGCGACCGCGAGCATCACCGCCGCGCCGACCTGCCCCACCGTGGTCAGCGCCCTGGTCACGTTCGAGGAGTTGAACGCGGGCCACTGCACCATCGAGAACGCGACGAGCCCGGCGGCGGCCACCACCGCGGCGACGGTCGCCGCGAGCGCGGCCTCACCGGCTCCGGAGGCGACCTGCCGCAGCAGCAGCGCCGTCCGGCTCGGCGGGCGCACCGGCTCGGCGGGGCGCGGGGGCGCGTCACCCGTCGTGGTCACCGTGCTCAACGGACCGCTCCGCGCTCGTCACACTCGATTACTCGCATGGCGCCTCCGGAATCACTGGGTCGACTCGTCGAACGATAAATGCCCGCGTGATCGATGACCACGCGGGCACCGGGTCCGAGCCCGTTCGCCGAGACTCAGATCGGCAGTCGGCGGAAGATCGCGCGCGGGACGTGCCGCAGCACCATCATCACGTAGCGGAAGCCGCCTGGCGCCCAGACCAGTTCCTTCCCCTTCTGGGAGGCCGCGACCGCCAGCGCCGCCACATCTTCCTTGTCGACGGTGAGCGGGGCCTCTTTGACATGCGCCGAGAACTTGGTCCGCACCATCCCCGGCCGGATCACCAGCACGCGCGGGCCGTGCGGGCGCAGCGCCTCGCCGAGGCCGAGGTAGAAACCGTCCAGGCCGGCTTTGGTCGACCCGTAGACGAAGTTCGAGCGCCGCACCCGTTCACCGGCGACGGAGGACAGGACGATGATCCGCCCGAAGCCCTGCGCCTTCATCTTCTCGCCGACCAGCACGCCGACCGAAACCGCGGCGGTGTAGTTGACCTGGGCGACCCGCACCGCCTTGCGCTGGTTGCGCCACAGTTCCTCGGGGTCGCCGTCGAGGGCGAAAGCGACGATGGCGACGTCCACGTCGCCCGTGTCCCACGCGGCGTCGATCACCTTGGGGTGCCCGTCGGTGTCGAGCGCGTCGAAGTCGACGACGTTGACCTGGCTCGCGCCCGCTGCCTTCATCTGGGCGACCGCGGCCTCACGCAGCGGATCGCCGGGCAGCGCCGCGAGGGTGATGCGCGCGGGCCCCTTCTTCAGGTACTCCGCGCAGATTGCCAAGCCGATCTCCGAGGTGCCACCCAGCAGCAGAATCGACTGCGGGTTACCAACGGCATTGATCACTGCAGCTCCAGCCTTCTCGCCATATCGGACATGAAAACGCCTGTGGGATCGACGCTGCGGCGGACCTTGATCCACTCGTCGATCCGGGGATACATCTTGTGGAAGGTCTCGGCGGTTGTCCGCGAGTCCTTCGCCGTGTACAGCCGCCCGCCGAACTCGAGCACCCGCCGGTCGAGTTCGCCGACCAGCTCGTTGAGGCCCGGCTTGATCGGGAAGTCGACGCAGATGTTCCAGCCCGGCATCGGGAAGCTCAGCGGGGCCTGGTTGCCCGGCCCGAACAGCTTGAACACGTTCAGCGCCGAGTAGTGCCCGGACGCCTGGATATCGATGATGATCCGCTTGAACTCCTCGACCGCCTCGGTCGGCACCACGAACTGGTACTGGAGGAAGCCGTTGGAGCCGTAGCCGCGGTTCCACTCCGCGATCATGTCCAGCGGGTGATAGAACTGCGTCAGGTTCTGCACCTTGCCGGTGTAGTTGCCGCCCATCCGGTAGTACGCCTCGCCGATGGACATCAGCGTCAGCTTGTTCATCGTCCAGTTCGGGAAGATGTCCGGGACGGTCATCAGCTGCGGCGCGTCGAACTTCAGCGGCTTGCTGCGCAGCCGCTTGGGCAGTTCGTCGAGCTTGGCCAGCCTGCCCCGGGTGATCGTGGCGCGGCCCAGCTTGGGCAGCGGACTGATCACGTCGAACCAGGCGCTCGAGTAGGTGTAGTTCGACTCGCTGCCGTCGCTGTGCGCGGCGATGGTCTCGTCGAGGGTCGTGGTCTTCACGCCGTCGTTGAGGAAGTAGGCGGTCTCCGTCGGCACCATCTCGATGGTCGCGCGCAGGATGATGCCGGTGAGCCCGTTGCCGCCGACGGTGGCCCAGAACAGCTTGGCGTTGCGCTTCGGCGTGATGTGCTGCACCTGCCCGTCGGCGGTCAGCAGATCGATCGAGCGCACGTGGTTGCCGAAGCTGCCCTCGCTGTGATGGTTCTTGCCGTGGATGTCGGAGGCGATCGCGCCGCCGATGGTCACCTGGCGGGTGCCGGGTAGCACCGGCACCCAGAGCCCGAACGGCAGCGCGGCCTTCATGAGCTGGTCCAGGCTGACGCCGCCGTCCACGTCCACGATGCGGGTGTCGCGGTCGATGCGGTGGACGTTGTTCAGCGCGGTCATGTCGACGACCAGGCCGCCCGCGTTCTGCGCGTGGTCGCCGTAGGAGCGGCCGAGGCCGCGGGCGATCACGCCGCGCCGCAGGTGGGCGGGCTTGCCGTCGTTGTCCTCGGCGACCATGGCCACAGCCTTGGCGATCAGTTCGGGATCGCTGGTCGAGAGCACTTCGGAAGAGGTGGGTGCGGTGCGACCCCACCCGGTCAACGTACGGGTGCGCGTCGGGAGAGTGAACGCGTTCCCGGCGGCGGGGTCGTCGTTCGTGACGCCGGCGCCCTTGTCGTTCCCGGTTGTCTTGGTGGCGGTCGGAGCTTTCGTGGACATCGGCATAGAGGCTACAGGTATGACGGCAGATGGGGACGGGGTCGCTACACCCATGGGTAGTGACGTACGCGTCGTTTAGAACCGAATCCGTGCGGTCGCCTGTTCGCCGCTACGCTCATCGGCGTGCAAGCCGAACCCCACCTGCCGCTCCCGGCAGAGTTGCCGCTGGTCGACGAGCCTGGCGGCGCGAGCGACGGGCCCGAAGGAGGCAGCGTGCGTAACCACGCAGGGTCCCGGGAGCGCCGAATCGAACAGAGCACCGATGTCGACCTCAAGACGCAGATCGTCCGGTTCACCCTCACCGGCGGATTCTCGGCCGTCGTCGACTACGGGCTCTACAGCCTGCTGCTCAATCTCGTCGGCCTCCCGGTCAACGTCGCCAAGTCAATCGGATTCGTGGCGGGCACCACGACGGCCTACCTGATCAATCGCCGCTGGACCTTCCAGGCCCCGCCCAGCCGCGCCCGCTTCCTCGCCGTCGTCCTGCTCTACGCGGTGACCTTCGCGGTGCAGGTCGGCATCAACGCGGGCCTCTACTTCACCCTCCCCGAGGAATGGTGGCGTCAGCCGCTGGCCTTCGTCGTCGCCCAGGGCACCGCGACCGTCATCAACTTCGTCGTCCAGCGGTTGGTGATCTTCAAGATCCGCTAGATCGGGGACGAACCCGGGCTCGGAGCGATTGCACTTATAAGTGCAAGAGGTTACGTTGGGTAGTACCTGCGAGAGCGGAGAGGAGTTCGAGTCCCATGGGTGCATCCGGCATTCGCCACGAAAAGGCAGTTCTGTCGATCAGTGCCAGTGAGGTGGAGCAGGCTCGGGCTTTCAAGGATCGTGTGGAGAAGGCGTGCGGCGCCGCATCGGCGCACGCGACTATCGCAGTCGAAGTCCGGGATGGGGAGTCTGTGGAGATGCCCGCCGAACTCACCGCGTTGATCGCTCAGATCCTCGACCTCATCAGCCGAGGCTGCACCGTAACCGTGGGCGGTCTCCCGAACGAGGTGACTACGACTGTCGCCGCCAAGATGTTGGGTGTCTCGCGACCGACCTTGATGAAGCTGGTGAACGAAGGCAGGTTGCCATCCCACAAGGTTGGTTCGCACACGCGGCTTTTCAGCAGAGATGTTCTGGCGCACAAAGAGATTCAGCGTGCTGCGCAGCGGAAGGCGTTTGATCGGCTGCGCGAACTCGAGGACGAACTCGGAGTGGTCTACTGACCGCCCAGGCGCTATCTGATCGATCCTGTAAGCGCTGAAGTGGCGCCCCGTTCGCTTGTGCGATGTCCGTCATGGTCAGCGGGCGGGGGGCGAACGTTCTTGTCGATGCCAACGTTTTGTTCTCCCGCACGCTACGGGACTGGCTGGCGCTGCTCTACCTTCATCCAGGCAATGAGATGTTCGAGGTCATATGGACCGACGACATCATGGTGGAGTTCCACTATCACTTACGTAAGAAGAATCCCTTGCTGGACGACGCCCAAGCTGGACATCAATGCTCTTCTCCGCGAGCCGACCTGACACGGGGTCGCCGTGGCGATCGAGTGGCGTTGACCGGCAAAAAGGGCGTCGGAGTGTCTCAATTCATGAGCCCGTCTGTCCGGTCTGATTCACTTCACGCAGCGCCGCCCAGGCGTCCGCTACGGGACCAACGTGCCCGAGCTTGTCGGGATTGTTCACCGTGCGGATCGTCTGGATCTGTCCGTCGAGGATGTCGAGCGCCCAGGTGTTGAGGACCTTGCCGTCCCGGTCGCGGAAGATCGCGCCCGGCTGGCCGTTCACCTGGTGCGGCTCCACATGCGCTCCGATCCGGGCGAACAGCGGGAAGAGCGCGGCGAGCGCTCGGGCCACGTTCTCGGCGCCGACGAAGCGGTCGGCCCATTGCGGGGCCTTGCCGCCGCCGTCGCCGACCATCTGGACGTCGGCGGCCAGCAGCGCGGTCAGCCCGTCGACGTCCCCGTCCCGGAAGGCGTCGAGGAACCTCCCGGCGAGCTTCTCGCGCTCGGTTCGGTCGGCTTCGAATCGGGGCCTGCCGGTGTCCATGTGGCGGCGTGCCCGCACCGCGAGCTGTCGGCACGCGGCCTCGGAGCGCCCTACGGCGGCGGCGACTTCGCCGAATCCGAACCCGAATACCTCCCGCAGCACGAACACCGCGCGTTCGAGCGGGCTGAGCCGCTCCAGCAGCAGCAAAGCCGCCATCGACAACGAGTCGGCCAGCTCCGCCGAGCGCTGTGGGTCCTGATAGGGGTCGGCCAGCAGCGGCTCGGGGAACCACGGCCCGACGTAGTCCTCCCGGCGAACGCGTGCCGAGCGCAGCACATCGATCGAGATCCGGCTCACGGTGGCCGACAGGAACGCCTTGGTCGAGTCGGGTTCGGTCGGGGAAGCCGCGAAGCGCAGCCAGGTCTCCTGGACCGCGTCCTCGGCTTCGCTCACGCTGCCCAGGAGCCGGTAGGCGATGGAGAACAGCAGTGGCCGAAGCTCCTGGAACTCCTCGATCCGACTCACGCCTGCTCCTTCTCGATCCTTGGTAGCCACGGGGCGCGGCGTGGCTGTCGCCCGCGCCCCGGTCCATAGTGGGCAGGCCTCACCAGGGCACCGGGCCTTCGGCGCTGAAGAATCCGCCGGTCGGTCCGTCCGCACCGAGCGTGGCCAGGCGCACCAATATCGCGGCGCCCTCCGCGACCGTGAGGAACCCGGTGTGATTGTTGCTGTCGGTGTCGACGTAGCCAGGGGCGACGGCGTTGACCAGGATGCCTTCCTTCCGCAGCTCGTTGGCGTAGTGCACGGTCAGGGCGTTCAGCGCGGACTTGGACGGCGAGTACGCCGCCGACGGCAGCAGCGCCGCGAAGGGGCCGTCCGGGTCGCTCATGAGGGTCAGCGATGCGGCGTGACTGCTGACGTTGACGATCCGCGGCGCCGGTGACCGTCGCAGCAGCGGCAGCATGGCATTGGTCACCGCGATCACCCCGAAGACGTTGGTCTCGAACACCGTCCGGACCATGTCCAGGTCGACGGAGCTGGGGACCTGATCATAGGCGTCCGTGGGGGAGACCTGTCCGGAGCCGGTGATGCCCGCGTTGTTGATCAGCACGTCGAGGTGGCCGAAGCACTCCTCGACCTGCCGCGCGGCCTCCTGGACGACGGTCTGATCGGTGACGTCGAGGGTGACCGCGTGCGCGTCGCCGCCGGTCGCTCGCACCGCCGCGGCGGCCTCTTCGCCGCGCCGGGAGTCCCTGGCGCCGATCAGAACCGTCAGGCCCAGCGCGGCGAGTTGTTCGGCAGCCCCACGGCCGATTCCCTTGTTCGCTCCGGTGACCAGTGCCACCTTCTGGTGTGTGATCTGCTCGCTCATAGTCTGCTCCTTGCTCGGGGAGGCGCGTTCTTCTCAGAACCTGTCGGAACCCGAGACGAGACAGCTCGACCGCCTGTGACATGCGGACGGAAAGCGGACCGGTCGGCGTCAGTAGATGACCAGCCGTGCCCTTACAGATGGGACCGTCCCCGCTGTCCGTGCCGAACTCGAGGAGCGTGTGAACAGGCCGATCGCGGAGCCTTACCGACCGCTACGAACCCCCCGCCGCTCGAAAAACTCTTCGCATACTGGACGGAGATATGGATCAGCGACGCATCTGATCCGGGTGGAATCAGACCTTGAATGAATGCAGGCGTGCGGTCGCGAGGGTCTGTAGTGCGCCGAATGCTTCGAACGTGCCCACAGGTTGAAAACCGAGACGGCTCGCGAGTTTCAATGAACGGTCGTTGGCGGTTTGGGTGACGATCAGAACCGGCTGGTCGGGCAGTTCGGTGGCGGCGGCGCGCAGCACGGCGGACGCGGCTTCGAACGCGAACCCGGCACCCCAGGCATCGCGGCGAAGGACATAGGTCAGTTCCAGTTCTTCGCCGTCCTCGGTCACGTGTCCGGGTTGATCGGCAGACCGGCGGCAGAGCATCAGCGTCCCGATGAGGAGATTCGTGTTGTTGTCGGCGATGACGTAGACACCGGGAGCGGCTGTCACGTTGGCGATGCCGATCGCGTTGAGGTACTGCTCGACGTCGCTGCGAGAGCGTGGACCACCGAGGTAGGTCCGAACCGCGGGATCGGTCTGTAGCTCGATGAGTCCCACACGGTCATTGTCATGCGCTTTGCGCAGCACGAGACGATCTGTAGCGATCTCCGGGGCGGACAGCGTAGGAAGTCGGCTCATGGGAACCATTCTGTTCGACGCCGAATGTTGAACCGCATCAACCTGTCACGCACTGGGAAGGAGCGGCGCTGTGTACGACCTGGCTCAGGAGCGGTCGAACTCCGGTGCCATCCTCGCTCAACTCCACGGCGGAGCATGCAACACGGCCCGACCTGACCGTCGAGTCGGACCGGGCCGTGTTGGTGGTGTGGCTAGGGGCGGTCGAACTCGCCGTCCGTCACGCCTGCGGTGAAGGCGTCCCATTCGCTGGGGGTGAAGACCAGTGCTGGGCCGGTGGGGTTCTTCGAGTCGCGAACGCCGATCTTGTCACCGTCGAGGAATGCCACTTCGACGCAATGCTGGCTGGCTCCGCTGCGGGTGCTCTTGAACCACCGTGCTTCCGATAGGTCACTGACCACGCCCATACTCCTTTTCCAGCTTCGTGAAAGTCTGCGGTTCTCCTGAACGTTCAGAGCCGTGTTGGTTGGTGCCGCTAGCGCCAGTCGAACTCGCCGTACGTGACGCCTGCGGTGAAGGAGTCCCATTCGCTAGGGGTGAAGACCAGTGCGGGGCCGGTCGGGTTCTTCGAGTCGCGAACGCTGACGTGTCCTTCGTCGAGGTAGGCCACCTCTACGCAGTCCCCGCCAGCCTGGCTGTAGCTACTCTTGAACCAGTTCGCGCTGGATAAGTCCCTGGTCACGCGGCATACTCCTCTGCAATCTCCTGCACCAGAATCCTGGTGTCACTCTCACTCAACGCTACCTGGCGGAGGGTCTCTGCTGTCGCTCTGTGGCGCTCGATCACCGGGTCGTCTTCCAGGAACAACGCACCCGTAAAGCCTTCCACGAAGACAACCGGTGGCTCTGGCGCTCGGCTGGTATGTAGGGCCGGGAATTCGAATAGGGTGAACGACTGAACAACCAATCCGGGGTGTCCACCTGCATCGAAGGGAATCACGCGGATAGAAACGTTCGGCAGGCTTCCGACACTGAGGAGGTGGGGCAACTGCTCCGCCATCACATCCCGTCCACCGATCTGATTTCTCAGCACGGACTCCGACACCAGCACTTCCAGCCAGAAGGTCGGGTCTTCAACAAGCCGACGCTGTCGCCGCGGGGTCAACTCGAGCCGTCGCTCCACGTCCACAGCTGACATGGCTGGATCGGTCGTTTCGGCAATCCATCTGCGATAGGCGGCAGTTTGCAGCAGGCCGGGCAGAAGCGTGAGTTGAAAGGCCGTCATGCGCGAGCATGCCTGCTCCAGGCTCATGAAGTGATCGAAGTGGGGGTTGACCACATCGGCATATGCGCGCCACCAGCCACTGGAAGGATCGCCCTTGGCTGCCTTGACTTCCTGGAGCAGGCCGAGCACTTCAGCTTTGGCATCTGCATCTGCCTCATAGAAATCGAGTAGGTCCCGCAGCTGGGCGGTGCTGATCCTGACTCTCTGACCGTCTTCCAATCTGCCGATGCCCTGCTTGGACACCTCGATCGCCAGCCCTGCCGCAAGCTGACTCTTTTTGGCTTTGGCGCGCAAATCGCGGAGTCGACGTCCGAGCGCACGCCGGGGAAGGGTGGACCCTCCTGCCATTGCTTAGCCTCGCTATCTGATGTGACCCGTACTGGACCGAATTTCTTGGGCTGCTTCGCAGAGGACCGTCTTCAGCTGGTCCGTCCCATGCTGGTCCTCCAGTGTAATTGATGGAATGGCCAGAATGGACAGTCCAGTTGAGTCGAATTGATGTGTACTGAGTACGCGCCCGGCAACGAGAGCTATTGAGCCACCGACCAATTCGGTCTCGTTCGATCAGCCGTTGCCAACGCCATCCGGCCGGGTCCGGGCGCGCTCCACATGACGTTCGATCCGAGTAGGGGGCTTTCGAGATGGACCATGAGCCGTTCGAGGACACTCCGGTGTCGCGGTGCCAGTTCTACCGGCGGGCATGCGGTTTGCCCGCTGTCATCGACCCGCCTGGGCTAGGGCGGATCGTTGTGCGTGCGGGGAGCGTCTGGGGCATCACGATGCCCGCGCGGCTGGGGCAGGCGGTGCGGGCGCACCTGCACGGCCAGGGCAATTCCGTAGGCCCGATCGTCGGTCATCCGCGCTCGGGCAGGTGGACGTTCCTGATTCGGCCCGATCTCGGTGAGACCGACGATATGCGGCTGTTCGCCGAGCTGTTCCGGCTGGATGTGTCGGTTGCGCGTGCGGGGGCGACTATTGCGCTGCCGTCGCCTACCGCGTCGGCGGGGGCGATTCGGCAGTGGATCGAGCCGCCTGCCAACTCGTTTCGCCCCTCCGGCGTCGCTGTCGTGCGGGCGATCCGGGCGTGGGCTGATCAGATGCCCTGGCGTGGCTCGCGTTCGATGCCGCGAAGCGGTGACCAGCCGTTCGAGGTTCGCGGGTGATGGTCGCGAGCGTCATCGCCGGGGTCGCCGTCCTGTGGTTCACGGCGAACTACTTGATCGCGATGGCGGTGCTGGAGCGTCGCATCGCTCACGAAAGGGTGTGCTGCGAGCGTCCGCGCGCTGCCGAGGTGGCGGGCACTGTGACGTGGATGCAGGCCCGGACGTTGCCCACCACCTGCCCGCTGGTCGTCGAGCGTCGAGTGTCGGCGTGAACGGCCCCTGGTCCCGCCTACCGGGAGAGGAGGGGACGGGATCATCGCCCGTCCCCGGAGTGCGTTCGCCGGTCGGGCCCGACCCCACCCGCCCCAGCATTGCCCGCGTCCACGACTACAGCCTGGGCGGTAAAGACAACTACGAGGTCGACCGCCGTTTCTTCCACGACATCCTGCGGATCGCCCCCCGGATGCGAGAAGTGCCGCTGACGACACGGCGTTGGCTCGACCGCGTCGTGCGCTATCTCGTCTGCGAAGCGGCAATCGACCAGATCGTGGACATCGGAGCCGGACTGCCCGCCCTCCGGAACATTCACGAAGTCGCGCATCAGCACGAATCGCGAGCGCGGGTGGTGTACGTGGACAACGACCCGCTCTGCTGCACCCACGGCCGTGCGCTGCTCGCACGGCATGCGGGCGTCCGATACGTGCAGGCCGATCTCACGCGACCGCGAAACGTCCTGTCCGAGACCGCCGATCACCTCGAGCGAGATCGGCCGCTCGCGGTCATCCTGTCCAGCGTCCTGCACCATGTGCCCGAGGGACTCGACCCCGCCCGGATCGTCCGCGAGTACACCGAGATCCTGCCGCCCGGTTCATATATCGCGCTCAACCATTACCTCGACCCGGCCGACAATCCCGTCGCCCATCGGCTAGCCCGTGAACTCGAGAACCGCTTCGTCCACGGGCTGGGTTCGGGCTGGTTCCGCCCTCGCGAACGGATCGCCGCCTTGTTCGACGGTCTGGAACTGGTCGAACCCGGTCTGGTCGAGCTGGGCGACTGGTGGCCTCACGGCCCCGCGTTGCGCCCGCGATCTCCGGAGGAACGGCTGATGCTGGGCGGGCTGGGGCGCATTCCGGCTCTCAGGCACCGGTGAACAGCGAGCCTGCCAGTTCGGTCTTCTCTGCCTTCGCGCCGAAGTAGTCGCCGCCCTTGGCGCGGACGTTGTCGGTGCCCCACTCGCGCTGTTCGCGCTGGGCGGGCACCAGGTGCGGGATGTGCTTGCGGCAGTGGATGTACGCCTCTTCCACGTCGACCACCACCCAGTGTTCGGCGGCGCGGCCCTTGTGGTTGACGGGCAGGTCGGGCACGACGCTGCGGAGGGCGGGGTCTGAGACGATGTGTGCCGAACCGTTGATGTGCAGTCCGATGAGGTCCCGCACGAAATCGATGAGCAGGATCCCGACGTGCGGGTTCTCCAGAATGTTGCCGAGACTGGCCATCACGCCGTTGCCACGATATTCCGGGTAGGCAATTCGGCGCTCATCGATGACGTGCAGAAAACCGGGTAACCCGGCCCGGAAAGTCGAGTCGCATTCGCCGCGTTTGTCCGCTGTGGCGATGAACGCCATATCCATCCGGCCGATGAATTCGATCATCGTCGGATTGAGCCGATCGAGCACCTGATCGTCGTAGAAACGCTGGGCTCGATCTTGTGTTCCGTACCGTTCCTGCAGCTCACGCTCGCCATCGCTGCCGTTGTGTGTGCCGGGCATTGCCGCCCCCTCTGGTCGCCGGAATCCGGGGTCCGCCAGGCTCGACGTTGAACCGCGGCCGCACCGAGATCGCGCCAATTTTAGATGAGGGGCGCACGGTAAAACGTCGAAATCCACGTAGATGATGCCCGCGAATCCCGTGTCACGCAAGGATCTCCATAGATTAGCTAAGAGCCGACCGGCCGGAATTATTTCCGGCCGGTCGGGATTTGCCAAGTGATGTGCGGTGCCCTCAGGCGGGGATCAGGGTGACCGGAACCCCGTTGAACACGGCATTGCCGGAGGGTGCGTCGATCACCGAATCGTCGGTGAGCACATTGGCGTTGACGCCCGCGTGCTCGCGGGCCACGGTCTGCGTGCTGTCGACATGGCCCCAGCCGTGCGGCAGGCTCACCACTCCGGGCATGATGGCCTCGGTCGGCTCCAGCGGGACCGTCAGCGTCCCGGCGGCGGACTTCACCACCGCTCGGTCGCCGAGCCCGAGTCGCGCCACGTCGGCCGGATTGATGTGCAGGGTGCAGCGATTCGATCCGCTCACCAGCGTCGCGATGTTGTGCATCCAGCTGTTGTTGGACCGCAGTTGCCGCCGCCCGATCAATACGATCTCCGGGGCGGCGTCGGACAGACGCGCCCGCATCCGTGCCACGTCGTCGAGCAGTGGCTGCGGGGCCAGGTCCACGCGTCCGGTCGCCGTGCGCAGCACGCCCGGCAGGCGCGGTTGCAATGGACCGAGGTCGATGCCGTGCGGGTTGTCCAGCAACACTTGCAGGTTGAGTGTGCCGCCGTTCCATTCGCCGTGCGGCCCGAGGCGCAGCATCAGGTCGATGCGCTGCTCGGTGCTGGTCTCCCCGATCAGGTCGCCGCGCCGGTCCGCGAGCCCGGCCTTCTGCAGCAGGCCCGCGATCACGAATTCATCCACAGCGGTGAGCGGATCGATCCCATCCGAGCCGCGGTGCGGCCTGCCGGTCAGCGCGGCGGCCAGACGAGCCAGCACGGCAGGCTCCGACGGCCGGTCACCCAGCGGCACCAGCGGCCGCGAGTAGCGGGCGTAGTTGCGCACGGCGAACTGCAACAGCGCGAAATCGTAGTGCGCGGACTGGGTCGGGCGCGGCGGCGGGAGGATGACGTCCGCGTGCCTGGTGGTCTCGTTCACATAGCGGTCCACGCTGACCATGAAGTCGAGCTGGGCGAACGCTTCGTCCAGGCGCGCCCCGCTCGGCGCGGACAGCACCGGGTTCCCGGCGACTGTGATCAGCGCGCGGATCTGGCCTTGCCCCGGTGTGATGATCTCGTCGGCGAGCGTCGCGACGGGCAGTTCGCCCATCGCCTCGGGCAGCTCGCGAACCCGGCTGGTCCACCGCCCCGTGCGGAACGGCCTGGTGCGCGGGATGCCGCCGGCCGCGGCGGTGGCGAACATCGCGCCGCCGGGGGAGTCGAGGTTTCCGGTCAGCGCGTTGATCGCCTCGACGAGCCACTGGGTGATGGTGCCGAATTCGGCGGTGCAGGTGCCGATGCGGGCGTACACCGCCGCGGTCGGGGCCGCCGCGAGCTCGCGGGCGAGCCGCACGATCGTGGCCGCCGGGACGCCCGTGCGGGCCGAGACCGTTTCCGGGTCGAACGCGGCGGCGGCCGTGCGCAATTCCTCCAGCCCGGTCAC
Encoded here:
- a CDS encoding molybdopterin-dependent oxidoreductase — translated: MAPITQSRNLLRTCPLCEAVCGLEITLDPGDHVTSVRGDRDDPFSKGFICPKGASFGHLDEDPDRVTEPLIRDRVTDTWRTATWDEAFDYIAERFPAVVAEHGNQSAAAYLGNPNAHTVAGTLYVPILLRALGTRNIYSASTADQMPKQVASGLMFGDPLTVPVPDLDRTDYLLMLGANPLESNGSLCTAPDFPGRLKALRSRGGRFVVVDPRVTRTAKLADEHLFIRPGSDAYLLFGIVHTLFAEQLTDLRVEVTGLEELRTAAAAFDPETVSARTGVPAATIVRLARELAAAPTAAVYARIGTCTAEFGTITQWLVEAINALTGNLDSPGGAMFATAAAGGIPRTRPFRTGRWTSRVRELPEAMGELPVATLADEIITPGQGQIRALITVAGNPVLSAPSGARLDEAFAQLDFMVSVDRYVNETTRHADVILPPPRPTQSAHYDFALLQFAVRNYARYSRPLVPLGDRPSEPAVLARLAAALTGRPHRGSDGIDPLTAVDEFVIAGLLQKAGLADRRGDLIGETSTEQRIDLMLRLGPHGEWNGGTLNLQVLLDNPHGIDLGPLQPRLPGVLRTATGRVDLAPQPLLDDVARMRARLSDAAPEIVLIGRRQLRSNNSWMHNIATLVSGSNRCTLHINPADVARLGLGDRAVVKSAAGTLTVPLEPTEAIMPGVVSLPHGWGHVDSTQTVAREHAGVNANVLTDDSVIDAPSGNAVFNGVPVTLIPA